The DNA region CCCATGGTTTCCCAACCTATGTCAACTATTCTATTATCCTTAACCTTGATGTAGATGTACATCACATCCCCACAGATTGGATTTCCCTTTTTTCCAACCGCGTCATAATCTTTCAATTTTCCCTGATTTCTCGGGTTCTTGAAGTGTTCTATTACTTTTTCACTGTAAATGGACATTCAACTCCCTCCAAATATTTTTTAATGAATTCATGAGTGTAAGGATCTGTTTCCATTTTCAAGGCATCTATTGGTTTTGCCCATATATATTCTTTGATTTCCCTATCATCTATTTTAACTTTATCATTTATTGTTGAACAAACACATTCGAGAGATATGAAATGAGTTTTTCTATTGTATTCCTTTGGTTCTATGATTTCCTGAACAAATAGGATTTTTTCAAATTTAACATCTAAACCAACTTCTTCTTTAACTTCCCGTTTGACAGATTGTTCTATTGTTTCCCCATATTCAATATGACCTCCTGGTACTACCCAAAGATTTTTCCATTTTGGTGATTTGCAAATGAGTATCATACCATTCTTATTTACTATCAAACAGCCAACAACAATTTCTGGTCTCATCTTCCCTCAACCCTTTATAGGACTTATTTTCCTCAATTTTTCAACTACTTTTTTTATCTTTTCTACTGTTAAATCTATTTCCTCTTCCGTATTGTACTTACTTAACCCTATCCTAATTGACCCATTAGCTTCAACACCAAAACCCATCGCTTTTAGGACATGACTAGGCCTTAAACCTTTCCCGGAACAAGAGCTTCCTGTTGAAAGAACTATCCCCTCATCTTCTAAATAAAGTACCATAGATTCTCCCTCTATAAATTTTACACCAAAACAAAGAATATTGGGAAGTGAATTTTTGAGATCACCAAAAAACACTATATTTGGTATTTCTTTTAATCCTTCCATTAATTTTTTCTTTAAATTAAAAGTTTTTTTGTTGATACCATCTTCCCATATTCTGACAGCTTCCGCAAACCCAGCTATTCCAGCGATATCCAATATTCTTGTTCCGTATATCAGTGGTTTCAACTTCAAACCTTTTCTTATATACAATGCCCCAACTCCCTTTGGTCCATGTATAAGATGTGATGTAATTGTCAGGAAATCTATACCAAATTTTTTGACATCTATTTCACTTTTTAAAAATGAATGGGAAGCGTCTACATGAA from Candidatus Aenigmatarchaeota archaeon includes:
- a CDS encoding NUDIX domain-containing protein translates to MRPEIVVGCLIVNKNGMILICKSPKWKNLWVVPGGHIEYGETIEQSVKREVKEEVGLDVKFEKILFVQEIIEPKEYNRKTHFISLECVCSTINDKVKIDDREIKEYIWAKPIDALKMETDPYTHEFIKKYLEGVECPFTVKK
- a CDS encoding cysteine desulfurase family protein, giving the protein MIYLDNTTTTKVDEKVAEIVKKHQLEYYGYATSDFSPSFNLKSREIIDDAKKVISEKIKCSPDEIFFTSGETESNNWVLRGIEKGHIITTKIEHSSILDTCKILESEGYEITYLDVNRYGLIDMNQLKNSIKKNTKLISIQHANQEVGVIQKIEEIGKICRKEKIPFHVDASHSFLKSEIDVKKFGIDFLTITSHLIHGPKGVGALYIRKGLKLKPLIYGTRILDIAGIAGFAEAVRIWEDGINKKTFNLKKKLMEGLKEIPNIVFFGDLKNSLPNILCFGVKFIEGESMVLYLEDEGIVLSTGSSCSGKGLRPSHVLKAMGFGVEANGSIRIGLSKYNTEEEIDLTVEKIKKVVEKLRKISPIKG